GTTATACTAATGTAAATCGCAAAACCTTTTAACAAAAACAAAATGGGATATCCTAAGTAGAATGCAATGGAGAAAGCAGCATGTGTAGAGCTGATTTCTATATATTATCTAATGCATCTTAGTCTGACTGATCAGTCATGTATAGTCTGTTTTGTTGGTACTGGTCATCAGTGAGCAAAAATCTCTCGAAACAATTATATGCGAAACCAAATCATGGcataaagaaaagagaaaaaagaatgcCATCGAGTTATACTAATGTACACCGCAGAAAGTTTTCACGATCAACAAGATAGATTATCCTAAGTAGAATGCAATGGAGAAAGGACCATACATAGAGCTATTGTTAAAGATTATCATATGGCATAGCAAACTACGAGATAATTAAGATCAAGTACTGTTGAAAGCACATTGCTCAAATGATAGAGCTAACAAAAGCCTTGAAGAAAATTTATAAGTAAAATGCATCAAGCATAATTTGTTCATGCTTCTAACTTTGAGTAAATGTCAGATATCCGAAAGCTGATAAACATAAAACTGGTGCAAGTAATGTTTTTTACAACATGGAAATGTAAACGAAAATTCTCACATGTACAGGTTCCAACATTTCTTATTGATGGTGAAATGATTGTGAATAGTTTCGTAAAATTTGGAACCAAATGGGTCACATGTCCTAAGTGCTGAATAGTGTAAAAAAAAAGTACGAACCCGATGCCTATGCTTTGCTCCCTTGAAGTACAAAAGGGTGGGGCGATCCTTATTCTCTGATAAGGGCAGTGTGGGAAGTAAATGTGTGTAAGGAACAATAACATCCTTAAGTAATGATACTTGAGTGTGCTGTATCATATGAGACGAGTTTCTGCTTGCAGTCTTTGAATCAAGTTTGTACCAGCCTCCAAAATCAACCACCAAAAGAATTGCTGGAGCAATCTCAGTCCGGACGTGCCACATAGCCACAGGGTCTGTCAAAGAATGCTTCAGTATTTAACATAACCTGATCATGCAAAAGAACAATAAGCTGGTACGCAGATCAATCTTCAGCAAGACATAAACATTACACATCGTATTCAAACATACTTGAATTATTGCAGGAAAAGCAACATCATCTGCTCTGTCACTCTAAAGCATGGTAACAGACTAACAGTTGCATTAAGACATCGTTAGATGTATCCCCAGCCTCAGGCATTGGAATTTATAAAACACAATATCAACTATCAGTGTCTTGAATAAGAAAAAAAGTCATGCAACTAAATTCTAACTCGTGTGCTGGTGTGTTGCAAGGATTTGTCATGATGGCACTAAGCTTGAGTGAGCCTGATTGATGCTGAGAAAGTAGAAAGGATGATTTGAAACCTTCACCAGCTTGCAATTGCAGAGTCAAATAGCTAGATCCTGTCAATAATATCCGGATTACCTGTGAGGACGAAGATATGGTCGCGGCCGCCGGACCTCCGCCACGCGGGGTGGGCGGTGACGCGGTCGACGAcctcccgctgccgccggtAATCTtcgttcccgtcctccttgcggAACGCGCCCTTGGTTCCCCACCCGAGCTCCATCTCCGCGGAAAGCGTCGCGAAGAAGGGCACGAAAACGACATCAGCTTCCCTCCAGTCCGCGACGACCCTCACGGCGGCCATCGCCGCCGTGCggagggaggcgaggagccAGTACTCGGCGCTGTACTGCTTGATGAGGGGGCTCTCGGGGTAGGGCGGGTGGTTGCGCGGGGCCGGGTGGTCCGGGTCGGAGGACGCCGGGATGCGGGAGTCGGTGGCGGGGAGGGACCAGTAGCGGTCGAGGAGGCCGTAGTTGAGCTCGCGGGGGAGGTCGGCGACGTAGACCCTGAGGGGGCGGTCGGGTTCGAAAACTTGCCGCGAGGGGAGGAGAGGCGGAGAGGTGggtcggaggaggaagaaggagagagggagcagcagcaggaggacggagacggcgaggacggcgaggcgcttcatggccgccgccggccagatCTTGGTGGCCGGAGGAGGCATGCCGGCATCGCCACTTCACTTCTGAAGGCGCTACGAATCTCCGACCGGCCGCCTtgggtcttttttttccctttctcctATGTTTCTCGGCCCATTAGCGCATATAATCCGGCCCATCATCACTTGCCATGCAGCCATGATGCGGGCGATTTGAAAGCGCCACGTCAACTCGGTGGGGTGTGGCCGTGGCGGTGCCATCTTGCTCGGGCCGCTCAATGCAGCAGCGCCACCACCTCAAGCCACGTACGGCTGCGCGAcgtccgtcgccgcccgccgccgtcgtcttccCCGCACCGCCCCCGAGGCCCGAGATCGCAGTATCAACCAGCAAAGCGCCACCAACGCCGCGACAGGTTCGTTGCCGCTTAACACCCGTAGAGCCGGTACATAAACCAACGCAGTTGCAGCTCCACCGATGCAGCATGCTCGCGACAATGGCAGCCGTCGCGTACCTACTGTTCCTCCCACTCGTCACCTGCGCCgtgctcctcctgctgctctcCGTACTGAAGCCGCCATCCAAGGCACGAGCCAGCGGCGTCCTCCCGCTGCCTCCGTCCCCGCCCACCGTTCCCGTCGTGGGCCCGCTCCTCTGGTTTCTTCGCGCACGCAACCGCCTCGAGCCGGCGATCCGGGAGCTGCACCGGCGGCACGGCCCCGTGCTCACGCTCCGCTTCCTCTCCCCGCGCCCCGCGATCTTCATCTCTGGCCGGGGCGCCACACACCGCGCGCTCGTCCGGCGCGGGCCGGCCTTCGCGAGTCGCCCCCCCGCCATCGCGCCCTTCCGCGTGCTCACCAGCGGCCAGACCACCGTCAGCTCCGCACCCTACGGCCCGCTCTGGCGGTCGCTGCGGCGGAATCTCACCTCCGGCGTCCTCAGCCCGTCCCGCGCCCCGCTCttcgcgccggcgcggcggcgggccctCGCGGCGCTGGTCTCCGACCTCAGTCGCCGGAGCGAGGagggcggtggcgaggcggtGGCCGTCGCGGAGTGCATCCAGCGCGCCATGTTCTCGCTGCTCACGCACGTGTGCTTCGGCCGGAGGCTGCACGGCCGCCGCGTCGGGGAGGTCGAGGCCGTGCAGCGGGAGCTCTTCGCGTCGTACATCAGCTTCCAGGTCTTCGCCTTCTGCCCGGCGGTCACCAAGCGGGTGTTCTGGCGGCGGTGGAAGAAGGTGATCTCCATTCGCCGGAGGCAGGAGGAGCTCTTCCTGCCATTGATCAGAGCAAGAAGAGATCGGGACAACAGCAGCATTCCCGATAATGGAGGAGTATACGAACACGAACACGACGAGAGCCTGTCGTACTGCTACATCGATACGCTTCTCGCCCACCAGCTGCCCAAGGAGGAAGGTGAGCGCGCGCTCACCGACGCCGAGATGGTGAGCCTCTGCACGGAGTTCCTCACCGCGAGCGTCGACACGACGGTGACCGCTCTCCAGTGGATCATGGCGAACCTTGTCAGGCAGACGGAGGTGCAGGCGAAGCTCCTGAACGAGATCAACGCGGTGGTttcggccggcgacgaggacgatgaCGTCGGCGAGGAGGTCCTGAAGAGCATGCCGTACCTGAAAGCGGTGGTGCTGGAAGGGCtccggcgccacccgccggcgcACTTCCTGCTCTCGcacgcggcggtggaggagacgTCGCTGGACGGGCACCGCGtgcccgccgccacgccggtgAACTTCTCGGTGGCCGACGTCTCGCTGGACGAGGCCGTCTGGGACCGCCCGGAGGAGTTTAGGCCGGAGAGGTTCCTGGACGGCGGGGAAGGCGTCGGCGTGGACCTGGCGGGGAGCCGGGAGATCAGGATGGTGCCGTTCGGCATTGGAAGGAGGATCTGCCCCGGGCTGGGCCTCGCGCTGCTGCACCTCGAGTACTTCGTCGCGAACCTGGTGCGCGAGTTCAAGTGGGGcacggtggccgccgccggcgtggaccTCGCCGAGAGGGCGGAGTTCACCGTGATAATGGAGCGGCCGTTGCGCGCGCGGGTAGCCCGGAGGAGGCGCGCCGCCGTCACGATTTGATGGCACGATGATTTGGTCGCTAAGGGCTCGTTTACCAGGTCGGTGGCTTCAGCCGTGGGAAGCAGCTTTTACTGGCTCCGGCGGTTCGAAAATCGTTTGGCAAAGCCAGTTTTTCTGAGTTATTTAAATGGATAAAATATGAAATGAtccttcttttttctctctcttttgttttctcttttattttcccTTCCCATTCTATTTCTCTTTCTTTATTTCTCATCCCGTCTTTGTTATCCATTATATCCGGATCTTCCCCTTATATTGACTAAAGTTTGTATTTCCCTTTATAACATGATTCCTTATGCAACAAAAAAAtcaataaataaaattatagattGATCCACCACCCGttattaggagtattaaaactagactaattacaaaactaattacacaactctaggctaaatcacgagacgaaggggtgtttggatcccgggctaaattttagcccctgtcacatcgaatgtttgacactaattaggagtattaaacataggctaattacaaaaccaatttcacaaccctaggctaaatcgtcacaaccctaggctaaatcgcgagatgaatctattaaacctaattagtccatgatttgacaatatagtgctacagtaaacattcgctaatgatggattaattaggcttaatagattcgtctcacgatttagcttagaggttctgcaattagttttgtaattagctcatgtttagtcctcctaattagcatccgaatatccgatataacacggactaaactttagctccaggatccaaacaccctcctattaagcctaattagtccatgatttgacaatatggtgctacagtaaccattcgttaatgatggattaataggtttaatagattcgtctcgtgatttagcctaggagttctgcaattagttttgtaattagcttatatttagtcatcctaattagtatcctaattagtatccgaacatctgatacGACAGTCTAAACGCCTCGATTCTTTTTACCACGGTCCTTCCCGTTTCTTCCTTATCTTATCCGATCCCGTTTGCTCCCCGTCTCTTTCCACTCGCGCATCGTGACTCGCCTCGCCTATCGGCCGCTCACCCCCGGGCCccggccgcctcgcctcgccgcgccgccgccgaccaccggctccgtgcctcgccgccgccgccgttgccctCCACCCCCCACCTTCCTGCGCTCGCCATGTTTCTGCTTTTAGATATGAACTGCGATTCTATTCGAGTAAATTGATTTCTGAGCTTTAGATTTGTAGCCTTATGCAGATATTCATTCACTTTTTTTTTAGAGTAAAGATATTCATCACTAGAATGGTGCTGAGCCTGAA
This sequence is a window from Setaria italica strain Yugu1 chromosome III, Setaria_italica_v2.0, whole genome shotgun sequence. Protein-coding genes within it:
- the LOC101758494 gene encoding cytochrome P450 89A2 translates to MAAVAYLLFLPLVTCAVLLLLLSVLKPPSKARASGVLPLPPSPPTVPVVGPLLWFLRARNRLEPAIRELHRRHGPVLTLRFLSPRPAIFISGRGATHRALVRRGPAFASRPPAIAPFRVLTSGQTTVSSAPYGPLWRSLRRNLTSGVLSPSRAPLFAPARRRALAALVSDLSRRSEEGGGEAVAVAECIQRAMFSLLTHVCFGRRLHGRRVGEVEAVQRELFASYISFQVFAFCPAVTKRVFWRRWKKVISIRRRQEELFLPLIRARRDRDNSSIPDNGGVYEHEHDESLSYCYIDTLLAHQLPKEEGERALTDAEMVSLCTEFLTASVDTTVTALQWIMANLVRQTEVQAKLLNEINAVVSAGDEDDDVGEEVLKSMPYLKAVVLEGLRRHPPAHFLLSHAAVEETSLDGHRVPAATPVNFSVADVSLDEAVWDRPEEFRPERFLDGGEGVGVDLAGSREIRMVPFGIGRRICPGLGLALLHLEYFVANLVREFKWGTVAAAGVDLAERAEFTVIMERPLRARVARRRRAAVTI
- the LOC101766191 gene encoding probable arabinosyltransferase ARAD1, which translates into the protein MPPPATKIWPAAAMKRLAVLAVSVLLLLLPLSFFLLRPTSPPLLPSRQVFEPDRPLRVYVADLPRELNYGLLDRYWSLPATDSRIPASSDPDHPAPRNHPPYPESPLIKQYSAEYWLLASLRTAAMAAVRVVADWREADVVFVPFFATLSAEMELGWGTKGAFRKEDGNEDYRRQREVVDRVTAHPAWRRSGGRDHIFVLTDPVAMWHVRTEIAPAILLVVDFGGWYKLDSKTASRNSSHMIQHTQVSLLKDVIVPYTHLLPTLPLSENKDRPTLLYFKGAKHRHRGGLVREKLWDLLGNEPDIVMEEGFPNATGREQSIKGMRASEFCLHPAGDTPTSCRLFDAIASLCIPVIVSDEVELPFEGMVDYTEFSIFVSVSNAMRPKWLTNYLRNISKQQKDEFRRNLAHVQPIFEYDTSYSSSRTPDGAVNYIWKKIHQKLPTIQEAIIREKRKPYGALIPLRCHCT